A window from Actimicrobium sp. CCC2.4 encodes these proteins:
- the serA gene encoding phosphoglycerate dehydrogenase: MSHHLSLEKDKIRFLLLEGVHKNALDVLGRNGYTNIESLPTALDEALLIDKIRDAHFVGIRSRTQLTANVLAAAEKLIAVGCFCIGTNQVDLRAAMQRGIPVFNAPYSNTRSVAELVLAETILLLRGIPEKNALVHRGGWSKSAEGSFETRGKTLGIVGYGNIGTQLSVLAESLGMTVVYYDVITKLPIGNARQMDTLDDLLAQADVVTLHVPENESTKNMMGAEQFAKMKIGSIFINAARGTCVDIDALAGMLERKHLGGAAVDVFPSEPKANSEEFLSPLRKFDNVILTPHIGGSTLEAQANIGLEVAEKFARYSDTGSTLSAVNFPEVVVPLFGGKHRLLHIHRNVPGVLSAINRIFAENGINISAQSLMTNESIGYLVMDVPMGCSTVAMEKLHEIEGTIRTRVLY, from the coding sequence ATGAGCCACCATCTATCGCTAGAAAAAGACAAAATCCGTTTCCTGTTACTCGAAGGCGTACACAAGAACGCCCTCGACGTTCTGGGCCGCAACGGCTACACCAATATCGAATCGCTGCCGACGGCGCTCGACGAAGCGCTGCTGATCGACAAGATCCGCGATGCGCATTTCGTCGGAATCCGGTCGCGCACCCAGCTGACGGCGAACGTGCTGGCCGCCGCCGAGAAGTTGATCGCCGTCGGCTGCTTCTGTATCGGCACCAACCAGGTAGATTTGCGCGCAGCCATGCAGCGCGGTATCCCTGTCTTCAATGCGCCGTATTCGAATACCCGCTCGGTCGCCGAACTGGTGCTGGCCGAAACCATCCTGCTGCTGCGCGGCATCCCTGAAAAAAATGCGCTGGTCCATCGCGGCGGCTGGTCGAAGTCGGCCGAAGGCTCGTTCGAGACCCGCGGCAAGACCCTCGGTATCGTCGGTTACGGCAACATCGGCACCCAGCTCTCGGTGCTGGCTGAATCGCTTGGCATGACGGTCGTGTATTACGACGTCATCACCAAACTGCCGATCGGCAATGCCCGTCAGATGGATACACTCGATGACCTGCTGGCTCAGGCCGACGTGGTGACGCTGCATGTGCCCGAAAATGAGTCGACCAAAAACATGATGGGTGCCGAACAGTTCGCGAAGATGAAGATCGGCAGCATCTTCATCAATGCCGCGCGCGGCACCTGTGTCGACATCGACGCGCTGGCCGGCATGCTGGAGCGCAAGCATCTGGGTGGCGCGGCAGTCGACGTGTTCCCGTCCGAGCCGAAGGCCAACAGCGAAGAATTCCTGTCGCCGTTGCGCAAGTTCGATAACGTGATCCTGACCCCGCATATCGGTGGCTCGACGCTGGAAGCGCAAGCCAATATCGGCCTCGAAGTCGCCGAGAAATTCGCTCGCTATTCGGATACCGGCTCGACGCTGTCGGCGGTTAATTTTCCGGAGGTGGTGGTGCCGCTGTTTGGCGGCAAGCATCGTCTGCTGCACATCCATCGCAACGTGCCGGGCGTGCTGTCGGCAATCAACCGCATCTTTGCCGAGAACGGCATCAATATTTCGGCGCAAAGTCTGATGACCAATGAATCGATCGGGTATCTGGTGATGGATGTGCCGATGGGATGCTCGACGGTGGCGATGGAGAAGCTGCACGAGATCGAGGGGACGATCCGGACGCGGGTGCTGTATTGA
- the acnA gene encoding aconitate hydratase AcnA → MTDSFAIRDTLAVNGTGYTIFSLALLGKQFDLTHLPFSMKILLENLLRCEDGVAVTRASIEAVANWDAKAEPAVEIAFMPSRVVLQDFTGVPCMVDLAAMRDAVVRLGGSVDNINPLIPAELVIDHSVQVDSFGQRDSLDINGRIEFSRNRERYSFLRWGQKAFDNFKVVPPNTGIVHQVNLENLARVVMTRDIDGVAYAFPDTVFGTDSHTTMVNGLGVLGWGVGGIEAEAAMLGQPSSMLIPQVVGFKLTGKLPEGVTATDLVLTVTQMLRSFGVVGKFVEFYGDGLSALPLADRATIANMAPEYGATCGIFPIDEESLAYLRLSGRSAGQVSLVEAYARAQGLWRSDVEAVYSDTLILDMATVLPSLAGPKRPQDRVLLSDMKANVHENLIGMVTNRKPFEVSLQRLEGEGGNTATASPESAAVTTIAPDDFALRDGAVVIAAITSCTNTSNPAVMLAAGLLARNAVARGLTSAPWVKTSMAPGSLVVTDYLTRAGLLPALEQLGFFIVGYGCTTCIGNSGPLPEAVSRDIAADDLVVAAVLSGNRNFEGRVHPEVKMNYLGSPPLVVAYALAGTVDIDMATESLGTGSDGEPVFLRDIWPSNKEIGDLIVASIGPEMFTRNYASVFAGDSRWNQIASPDGTAFAWDKASTYIKNPPYFDGMEMAVGSIADIHGAGLLGLFGDSITTDHISPAGNIKADSPAGLFLQSLDVLPADFNSYGSRRGNDDVMVRGTFANIRIRNLMLDGEEGGNTMHFPSKRKLAIYDAAMQYKADGVPLVVIAGKEYGTGSSRDWAAKGTMMLGVKAVIAESFERIHRSNLVGMGVLPLQFMDGQNAAVLGLRADDRFDITGLQDGASRIAEVMATGTDGRVTGFQVQVLLLTPKEVEYFRHGGILHYVLRQLASRKAA, encoded by the coding sequence ATGACCGATTCATTTGCCATCCGCGACACGCTTGCCGTCAACGGCACCGGATACACGATTTTCAGCCTGGCCTTGCTGGGCAAGCAATTTGACCTGACCCATCTGCCGTTTTCGATGAAGATATTGCTCGAAAACCTGTTGCGCTGCGAAGATGGCGTGGCCGTTACACGGGCATCCATCGAGGCCGTCGCGAACTGGGATGCAAAAGCTGAACCGGCTGTTGAAATCGCCTTCATGCCTTCGCGCGTGGTGCTGCAGGATTTTACCGGCGTGCCTTGCATGGTCGACCTGGCAGCGATGCGCGATGCAGTGGTGCGGCTGGGCGGGTCGGTCGACAATATCAATCCGCTGATCCCGGCCGAGCTGGTCATCGACCATTCGGTACAGGTTGATTCGTTCGGTCAGCGCGACTCGCTCGACATCAACGGTCGCATCGAATTCAGCCGCAACCGCGAGCGCTACAGCTTCCTGCGCTGGGGCCAGAAAGCCTTCGATAATTTCAAGGTGGTGCCGCCGAACACCGGCATCGTCCATCAGGTCAATCTGGAAAACCTGGCCAGGGTGGTGATGACCCGCGACATCGATGGCGTGGCGTATGCGTTTCCGGACACCGTGTTCGGTACTGATTCACACACGACGATGGTCAATGGCCTGGGCGTGCTGGGCTGGGGCGTGGGCGGCATCGAGGCCGAAGCTGCGATGCTGGGCCAGCCGAGTTCAATGCTGATCCCGCAAGTGGTGGGTTTCAAGCTGACAGGCAAACTGCCGGAGGGCGTCACTGCCACCGATCTGGTGCTGACCGTGACGCAAATGCTGCGTTCATTCGGCGTGGTCGGGAAGTTCGTCGAGTTCTATGGTGACGGCTTGTCGGCATTACCGCTGGCGGACCGCGCAACGATTGCCAACATGGCACCGGAATACGGCGCCACCTGCGGCATCTTTCCGATTGATGAGGAATCGCTCGCTTACCTGCGCTTGTCCGGTCGCAGTGCCGGGCAGGTCTCGCTGGTCGAAGCCTATGCCCGTGCCCAGGGATTGTGGCGATCCGATGTCGAGGCGGTGTACAGCGACACGCTGATCCTCGACATGGCCACCGTCCTGCCGTCGCTGGCCGGGCCGAAGCGGCCACAGGATCGGGTGCTGCTGTCGGACATGAAGGCCAACGTGCATGAGAACCTGATCGGCATGGTCACCAATCGCAAGCCCTTTGAAGTGTCGTTGCAGCGGCTGGAAGGCGAGGGCGGCAATACGGCTACCGCGTCGCCGGAAAGTGCGGCGGTCACAACGATTGCTCCGGATGACTTCGCCTTGCGCGATGGCGCGGTCGTGATTGCCGCGATCACGTCGTGCACCAATACCTCCAATCCGGCTGTGATGCTGGCTGCCGGCCTGCTCGCGCGCAATGCTGTGGCGCGTGGGCTGACGTCCGCCCCGTGGGTGAAAACATCGATGGCGCCGGGCTCGCTGGTGGTGACCGATTACCTGACCCGCGCCGGCTTGCTGCCGGCGCTGGAGCAGCTCGGATTTTTCATCGTCGGCTATGGCTGCACGACCTGCATCGGTAATTCGGGACCACTGCCCGAGGCGGTCTCGCGCGATATCGCCGCCGACGATCTGGTGGTGGCGGCAGTCTTGTCGGGCAACCGCAACTTCGAGGGCCGGGTTCATCCCGAGGTCAAGATGAATTACCTCGGATCGCCGCCGCTGGTGGTGGCGTACGCACTGGCCGGCACAGTCGATATCGACATGGCGACCGAATCGCTAGGCACCGGCAGCGATGGCGAGCCGGTCTTCCTGCGCGATATCTGGCCCTCGAACAAGGAAATCGGCGACCTCATCGTGGCCAGCATCGGACCGGAAATGTTCACCCGCAATTACGCCAGCGTGTTCGCCGGTGATAGCCGCTGGAACCAGATCGCGTCGCCTGACGGCACCGCGTTTGCGTGGGACAAGGCCTCGACTTACATCAAGAATCCACCGTACTTCGATGGCATGGAGATGGCTGTCGGCAGCATCGCCGACATCCACGGTGCCGGCTTGCTGGGCTTGTTTGGCGACTCCATCACGACCGACCATATTTCGCCGGCCGGCAATATCAAGGCCGATTCACCGGCCGGCTTGTTCCTGCAATCGCTCGACGTGCTGCCGGCTGATTTCAATTCGTACGGCTCGCGGCGCGGCAATGATGACGTGATGGTGCGCGGTACCTTTGCCAATATCCGGATTCGCAACCTGATGCTCGATGGCGAAGAGGGCGGCAATACGATGCACTTTCCGTCAAAGCGCAAGCTCGCCATTTACGATGCCGCGATGCAGTACAAGGCCGACGGCGTGCCGCTGGTGGTCATTGCCGGCAAGGAGTACGGCACCGGTTCATCGCGTGACTGGGCTGCCAAGGGCACGATGATGCTTGGCGTGAAGGCGGTGATTGCCGAAAGTTTCGAGCGCATCCATCGTTCCAATCTGGTCGGCATGGGCGTGCTGCCGCTGCAGTTCATGGATGGCCAGAACGCTGCCGTGCTGGGCTTGCGTGCTGATGACCGCTTCGATATCACGGGTCTCCAGGATGGCGCAAGCCGGATTGCCGAAGTGATGGCGACCGGCACCGATGGCCGCGTCACCGGCTTTCAGGTTCAGGTTCTGTTGCTGACACCGAAAGAAGTCGAGTACTTCCGTCACGGCGGCATCCTGCATTACGTGTTGCGACAGCTCGCCAGTCGCAAGGCAGCATGA
- a CDS encoding helix-turn-helix domain-containing protein: MKRLLLSEQQQKILRDIGIFNEDARVRQRAQAIVRVAQGSTYKAVAADFGVHMSTVAEWIRRWERDGPGSLVQAIYSGRPAKLAPELLERVRVDVQAYGGSIEQLRQRLSDQSIDLPVHEATLARHLKKMGFTMKRHRIDIIK, from the coding sequence ATGAAGCGTCTTTTATTAAGTGAACAGCAACAGAAAATTTTGCGCGATATCGGTATTTTCAACGAGGATGCGCGGGTGCGGCAACGCGCTCAAGCAATCGTTCGTGTTGCGCAAGGGTCGACGTATAAGGCAGTGGCAGCCGATTTCGGCGTGCACATGAGTACGGTGGCCGAGTGGATCCGGCGCTGGGAACGCGACGGTCCGGGCAGCCTGGTGCAGGCAATCTATTCCGGCAGGCCAGCCAAGTTGGCACCCGAGCTGCTGGAGCGGGTGCGGGTCGACGTGCAAGCTTATGGCGGCAGTATCGAACAGTTGCGCCAGCGATTAAGCGATCAGTCTATCGATTTGCCGGTACATGAAGCGACTCTGGCACGGCATTTGAAAAAAATGGGGTTCACCATGAAACGTCATCGAATCGATATCATCAAGTGA
- a CDS encoding response regulator transcription factor → MAHILLFEDNLSIPYSNKGFIDEAINDHDLVIVGDAPAMWTALQHRQADILIVDLGTPDDYGQGIVTHMQENYPGTGLLVLTHGDQQDLRSQGLLLGADQILTKPVSASKLAAHVVALYRRIKRHRNIVAVPSPQWRLRTTERQLQVNESLPVDLTEKEFNFLQLLTSSSHPIARDTLNREMRIDITGDERRDTKKIDMLIYRLRRKVKKSLRVDLPVRNAYGTGYSLTAKLKQI, encoded by the coding sequence ATGGCCCACATCCTTCTGTTTGAAGATAATCTGTCTATTCCCTATAGTAACAAGGGTTTTATTGACGAGGCTATTAATGACCACGACCTCGTGATTGTCGGTGACGCCCCTGCGATGTGGACCGCGCTGCAGCACCGGCAGGCCGATATCCTGATTGTCGATCTCGGCACGCCGGATGATTACGGACAGGGCATCGTCACGCACATGCAGGAAAACTATCCCGGTACCGGTTTACTGGTACTGACCCATGGCGATCAGCAAGATCTGCGCAGTCAGGGTTTGCTGCTCGGGGCCGACCAGATACTGACCAAGCCGGTGTCTGCGTCGAAGCTGGCTGCCCATGTGGTTGCGCTGTACCGGCGAATCAAACGCCATCGCAACATCGTGGCCGTGCCATCGCCGCAATGGCGCTTGCGTACAACCGAGCGGCAACTGCAGGTCAACGAATCGCTGCCGGTCGACCTGACCGAAAAGGAATTTAACTTTCTGCAATTACTCACCAGCAGCAGCCACCCGATTGCGCGTGACACGCTCAACAGGGAGATGCGTATCGATATCACCGGCGACGAGCGCCGCGACACCAAAAAGATCGACATGCTGATTTACCGCCTGCGGCGCAAAGTAAAAAAATCTCTGCGTGTCGACCTGCCGGTACGTAATGCCTATGGCACCGGCTACAGCCTGACCGCCAAGCTCAAACAGATCTGA
- a CDS encoding methyl-accepting chemotaxis protein, producing the protein MTGMLSQVQALDRFVVELQEMATDVAQIAAQSNLLALNAAIEAARAGETGRGFTVVAREFRLLSRQSGETGQHIASKVNIISDAITAAVRSVSASVQQEEITLRSAEATIDNVLGDFRTITNALAQSSALMQEESIGIKAEVGAALVQLQFQDRVSQIMNHVKGNIEQLPVYLDAHRQDIASTGNLQALDARILLDELKGTYVMADQHAIHSGTGVDHSSRSTNTDITFF; encoded by the coding sequence ATGACCGGCATGCTCTCCCAGGTGCAGGCACTGGACCGTTTTGTTGTCGAATTGCAGGAGATGGCCACCGACGTCGCCCAGATCGCGGCGCAGTCCAACCTGCTGGCCTTGAACGCTGCCATCGAAGCGGCCAGGGCCGGAGAAACGGGGCGCGGCTTCACGGTCGTGGCACGCGAATTCCGCCTGCTGTCGCGCCAGTCCGGCGAGACCGGCCAGCACATCGCCAGCAAGGTCAACATCATCAGCGATGCCATCACCGCCGCCGTGCGCTCGGTGAGCGCGTCGGTGCAGCAGGAAGAAATCACGCTGCGCTCGGCCGAAGCCACCATCGACAACGTGCTGGGCGACTTTCGCACGATCACCAATGCGCTGGCGCAGTCAAGTGCACTGATGCAGGAAGAAAGCATCGGCATCAAGGCCGAAGTCGGCGCGGCGCTGGTGCAACTACAGTTCCAGGACCGTGTGAGCCAGATCATGAACCACGTCAAGGGCAACATCGAACAGCTGCCCGTCTACCTGGACGCGCACCGCCAGGACATCGCCAGCACCGGCAACTTGCAAGCGCTCGACGCCCGCATCCTGCTCGACGAACTCAAGGGAACCTACGTGATGGCCGACCAGCACGCGATTCACAGCGGCACCGGGGTCGACCACAGCAGCCGCAGCACCAATACCGACATCACTTTTTTTTAG
- a CDS encoding response regulator, whose translation MAKTIMIVDDSASMRQVVGIALKGAGYDVLEGRDGKDALAKLTGQKVHLIISDVNMPNMDGIAFVSAVKLLPAYRFTPVIMLTTETDIDKKNASRAAGAKAWVVKPFKPEQLLDAVQKLCLP comes from the coding sequence ATGGCCAAGACCATCATGATCGTCGATGACTCCGCATCGATGCGGCAAGTCGTGGGCATCGCCCTCAAAGGTGCCGGCTACGACGTGCTCGAAGGACGCGACGGCAAGGACGCGCTGGCCAAACTCACCGGCCAGAAAGTCCACTTGATCATCAGCGACGTCAACATGCCCAACATGGATGGCATCGCTTTCGTCAGCGCGGTCAAGCTGCTGCCGGCCTACCGCTTCACGCCGGTGATCATGCTCACCACCGAGACCGACATCGACAAGAAAAATGCCAGCCGCGCCGCCGGTGCCAAAGCCTGGGTGGTCAAGCCATTCAAGCCCGAACAATTGCTCGACGCCGTGCAAAAGCTCTGCCTGCCATGA
- a CDS encoding STAS domain-containing protein, giving the protein MSTRVLRIDGELTIYRVDEIKALLLAALAEPSDLELDLSGVSELDTAGLQLLMLAKKTALAGSHALHLVAHSTAVTGVFELLDLAGYFGDPLVLPHAPQPAITGQSA; this is encoded by the coding sequence ATGAGCACCCGCGTCCTGCGTATCGATGGTGAACTGACCATCTATCGTGTCGATGAAATCAAGGCGCTGCTGCTGGCCGCACTGGCCGAACCAAGCGACCTCGAACTCGACCTGTCCGGCGTCAGCGAGCTCGATACGGCCGGTTTGCAGCTACTGATGCTGGCCAAGAAAACCGCCCTCGCAGGATCCCATGCGCTGCACCTCGTGGCCCACAGCACGGCGGTCACCGGCGTCTTTGAACTGCTCGATCTGGCCGGCTATTTTGGCGATCCGCTGGTCCTGCCGCACGCACCGCAACCGGCCATCACAGGACAATCCGCATGA
- a CDS encoding chemotaxis protein CheA produces the protein MNLDDALQTFFAECRELLIEMEDALLVVLQSEPKEELVNAIFRAAHTIKGSAGLFGLDHIVAFTHVVESVLDRVRDGKLPVTESLVSLLLGCCDQIGRLVEAVAAGHDGIDEQLQSQGAPLIAQLSAYLDSPAPKALPVTAVTVSVDPVERIAHAGIDADHWHISIRFGADVLRNGMDPLSFLRYLATMGSIVGIATLADGIPDAGNMNPETCYLGFEIAFRTDADKATIESVFEFVHDDCQLRILPPHSLIADYVRLLHEGPGQAAMLGELLMRCGTLTARELDLALTTQSHSPATPIGVILVEQLLVQPAVVDAALTRQQQVREAGAQENRSIRVDADKLDQLINLVGELIIAGAGVNLIARRAQNSELQESSSKLSSLVQEVRDSALQLRMVKIGATFNRFQRVVHDVSREIGKDIALAIHGEDTELDKTVVEKIGDPLLHLVRNAIDHGIEPAAVRLASGKPARGRVTLDACHDSGAIVITVSDDGGGLKRERILAKAIERGLVDAGRELSDGEIYDLIFEPGFSTAAEVTNLSGRGVGMDVVKRNITALRGSVSVSSAEGVGTTVTVRLPLTLAIIDGFMVEIGKSVFAIPLDMIEECIEYSAEPGHDYTDLRGSVLPFIRLRNLFSVGGVPARRENIVVLKHAGQRAGLVVDTLLGEFQTVIKPLGQLFSQVDCISGSTILGSGDVALILDVPALVRQASLTRSTPIPG, from the coding sequence ATGAACCTCGACGATGCACTGCAAACCTTTTTTGCCGAATGCCGCGAACTGCTGATCGAGATGGAAGACGCGCTGCTGGTGGTCTTGCAGAGCGAACCCAAAGAGGAACTGGTCAACGCGATTTTTCGCGCGGCGCACACGATCAAGGGTTCGGCCGGCCTGTTCGGACTGGACCATATCGTGGCCTTCACGCATGTGGTCGAAAGCGTGCTGGACCGGGTCCGCGACGGCAAGCTACCGGTGACCGAATCGCTGGTGAGTCTGTTGCTGGGCTGTTGCGACCAGATCGGCCGGCTGGTCGAAGCGGTCGCCGCCGGCCACGACGGCATCGATGAGCAACTGCAATCGCAGGGCGCACCGCTGATCGCGCAACTGTCGGCCTATCTCGACAGTCCGGCACCGAAGGCTCTGCCGGTAACGGCCGTCACCGTGTCCGTCGATCCGGTCGAACGTATCGCCCATGCCGGTATCGATGCCGACCACTGGCATATCTCGATTCGCTTCGGTGCCGACGTGCTGCGCAATGGCATGGACCCGCTGTCGTTCCTGCGCTACCTCGCCACGATGGGCAGCATCGTCGGCATCGCCACGCTGGCCGATGGCATTCCGGACGCCGGCAACATGAATCCGGAGACCTGCTATCTCGGGTTTGAAATTGCCTTTCGTACCGACGCCGACAAGGCCACCATCGAAAGCGTCTTCGAGTTCGTGCATGACGATTGCCAGCTGCGCATCCTGCCGCCACACAGCCTGATTGCCGATTACGTACGCCTGTTGCACGAAGGGCCGGGACAAGCGGCCATGCTGGGTGAATTGCTGATGCGCTGCGGGACCTTGACCGCGCGCGAACTGGACCTTGCCCTGACGACCCAAAGCCACAGTCCAGCCACACCAATCGGCGTCATTCTGGTCGAACAATTGCTGGTGCAACCGGCCGTCGTCGATGCCGCGCTGACCCGCCAGCAGCAAGTCCGCGAGGCCGGTGCGCAGGAAAACCGTTCGATCCGCGTCGATGCCGACAAGCTCGACCAGCTCATCAATCTGGTCGGCGAATTGATCATCGCCGGTGCCGGCGTGAACCTGATTGCACGGCGCGCGCAGAACAGCGAACTGCAGGAAAGCAGCTCCAAGCTATCAAGCCTGGTGCAGGAAGTACGCGACAGCGCGCTGCAACTGCGGATGGTCAAAATCGGCGCGACCTTCAACCGCTTCCAGCGCGTCGTGCACGATGTCTCGCGCGAAATCGGCAAGGACATCGCCCTCGCCATCCACGGCGAAGACACCGAACTCGACAAGACCGTGGTCGAAAAAATCGGCGACCCGCTGCTGCATCTGGTGCGCAACGCGATCGATCATGGCATCGAACCGGCTGCCGTGCGACTGGCCAGCGGCAAGCCGGCGCGCGGTCGCGTCACGCTCGATGCCTGCCATGATTCCGGTGCTATCGTCATCACCGTCAGCGACGACGGCGGCGGACTCAAGCGCGAGCGCATCCTGGCCAAGGCGATCGAACGCGGACTGGTCGACGCCGGCCGCGAACTGAGCGATGGCGAGATTTACGACCTGATCTTTGAACCGGGCTTTTCGACCGCCGCCGAAGTGACCAACCTGTCCGGCCGCGGTGTCGGCATGGATGTCGTCAAGCGCAACATTACCGCGCTGCGCGGCAGCGTCAGCGTCAGCAGCGCCGAAGGTGTCGGCACCACTGTCACGGTGCGTCTGCCGCTGACGCTGGCCATCATCGATGGCTTCATGGTCGAGATCGGCAAATCAGTGTTTGCGATCCCGCTCGACATGATCGAGGAATGCATCGAATACAGCGCCGAACCCGGCCACGATTACACCGACCTGCGCGGCAGCGTGTTGCCCTTCATCCGGCTGCGCAATTTGTTCAGTGTCGGCGGTGTGCCGGCGCGGCGCGAAAACATCGTCGTCCTGAAGCACGCCGGACAACGCGCCGGCCTGGTTGTCGACACCTTGCTCGGCGAATTCCAGACCGTCATCAAGCCGCTTGGCCAGTTGTTCAGCCAGGTTGATTGCATCAGCGGGTCGACCATTCTGGGCAGCGGCGATGTCGCGCTGATCCTCGATGTGCCGGCCCTGGTGCGACAGGCCAGCCTTACTCGCAGCACGCCGATTCCCGGATAA
- a CDS encoding methyl-accepting chemotaxis protein translates to MFSNIKIGVRLLVGFILVAAISIVVGGIGINSANRINDMADAMYQQELMGVSLVKEANINLIYIGRARSNYLLSTTQEERALNLASITKSSAAVKDLLAKSRPLFSSARAKEIFVTFDKTWEEYQRDMQQVLTLAGAEPLQQRSEALTKVLVESRAKANIIDDQMTELTVIKENRAKDASAETTALYESSRLLMMIAIAVGVLLGIALGVLISRSVTIPLNKARDAANRLAEGDLTVRIESTATDETGQMLRSMQAMITKLSQVVSDVNSGAQALASASEEVSATSLSLSQASSEQAASVEETSASIEQMSSSIAQNTENAKVTDGMASKAAREAAEGGVSVNATVAAMKQIARKIGIIDDIAYQTNLLALNAAIEAARAGEHGKGFAVVAAEVRKLAERSQIAAQEIGEVASSSVELAEKAGKLLDEMVPSIRKTSDLVQEIVAASSEQSSGVSQINAAVMQLSQTTQQNASSSEELAATAEEMSSQAEQLQATMAFFKLDGIARSGAQPAPKRNYSGTSAGPKAGSNKPSVALARAGGGELDESQFTRF, encoded by the coding sequence ATGTTTTCAAATATCAAAATCGGCGTACGACTGCTAGTCGGCTTCATCCTTGTTGCTGCCATCAGCATTGTGGTGGGCGGGATAGGCATCAATAGCGCCAACCGGATCAACGATATGGCTGATGCGATGTACCAGCAGGAACTGATGGGGGTATCGCTCGTCAAGGAAGCCAATATCAACCTGATCTACATCGGCCGCGCGCGCTCGAATTATCTGTTGTCGACGACCCAGGAAGAACGCGCCCTCAATCTGGCGTCCATCACCAAGAGCAGCGCGGCCGTCAAGGACTTGCTGGCAAAATCGCGGCCCTTGTTCAGCTCGGCGCGCGCAAAGGAAATCTTTGTGACCTTCGACAAGACCTGGGAGGAGTACCAGCGCGACATGCAGCAAGTGCTGACATTGGCCGGTGCCGAACCCTTGCAACAACGCAGCGAAGCATTGACGAAGGTGTTGGTCGAGTCCCGCGCGAAAGCCAACATCATCGATGACCAGATGACCGAACTGACGGTGATCAAGGAAAACCGCGCCAAGGATGCCTCGGCCGAAACCACTGCGCTGTATGAAAGCAGCCGTCTGCTGATGATGATCGCCATTGCTGTCGGCGTATTGCTCGGTATCGCACTGGGCGTACTCATCAGCCGCAGCGTGACAATCCCGTTGAACAAAGCCCGTGATGCCGCCAACCGGCTGGCCGAAGGCGACCTGACAGTGCGGATCGAATCAACGGCAACGGACGAAACCGGCCAGATGCTGCGCTCGATGCAGGCGATGATTACGAAGCTGTCGCAGGTCGTGTCGGACGTCAACAGCGGTGCGCAGGCCCTGGCCAGCGCCTCCGAAGAAGTCAGCGCGACTTCGCTGTCGCTGTCGCAAGCCTCCAGCGAGCAAGCCGCCAGCGTCGAAGAAACCAGCGCCTCGATCGAGCAGATGTCGTCATCGATTGCGCAAAATACCGAGAACGCCAAAGTCACCGATGGCATGGCCAGCAAAGCGGCGCGTGAAGCTGCCGAAGGGGGTGTGTCGGTCAATGCCACGGTCGCTGCGATGAAGCAGATCGCCCGCAAGATCGGCATCATCGACGACATCGCGTACCAGACCAATTTGCTGGCCTTGAATGCCGCCATCGAAGCAGCCCGTGCCGGCGAACACGGCAAGGGTTTTGCGGTCGTCGCGGCCGAAGTGCGCAAGCTGGCCGAACGCAGCCAGATCGCCGCACAAGAGATCGGCGAAGTCGCCAGCAGCAGCGTCGAGCTGGCCGAAAAAGCCGGCAAGCTGCTCGACGAGATGGTGCCTAGCATCCGCAAGACCTCGGATCTGGTGCAGGAAATTGTGGCCGCCTCGAGCGAGCAATCGTCCGGCGTCAGCCAGATCAATGCCGCCGTGATGCAGCTGAGCCAGACCACGCAACAGAACGCATCGAGCTCCGAAGAACTGGCCGCGACGGCCGAAGAAATGAGCAGCCAGGCCGAGCAACTGCAAGCGACGATGGCCTTCTTCAAGCTCGACGGCATCGCCCGCAGCGGCGCGCAACCGGCACCGAAGCGCAACTATAGCGGCACCAGCGCCGGCCCGAAAGCCGGTAGCAACAAGCCTTCCGTCGCGCTGGCCCGGGCCGGTGGTGGTGAGCTCGACGAATCCCAGTTCACCCGTTTTTGA